The Acidiferrobacter thiooxydans sequence GCCAGGCGGTTTTCGACAAAGTCTCAGGAGAGGTCGGCCGAAATGTAATAGAACGGCAAATGACCCCCGGATGGGGACTGAAATCCCTGAGATATCAAAAGAGCGCGGGACCATGCCTTCCGATCTTTCCCTGCCAGGGCCTACGCGGTAGCGGGGGGAGGAGTTATGACCGCGGCATGGCGGCTATCCGGTGTCGAGGCGGCGTGCTCTATGATCTCCAGGAATGGTTTGACAAGGTCGATGGGCATGGGAAATATGACGGTGGAATTGTTTTCCCGGGCAATTTCGCTCAGGGTTTGTAGATAGCGAAGCTGCATGCCGCCTGCGGCAGAGGCCAGGATGTTGGCGGCGTTTGTGAGGGTCTGCGCTGCCTGGAACTCGGCGTCAGCATGGATAACCTTGGCGCGACGGTCGCGTTCGGCCTCGGCCTGTTTGGCGATGGCCCTGATCATATTGTCGGTCAATAGGATATCGCGTACCTCCACGTTTATGACCTCTATGCCCCAGGAGGCGACCTGGGTTTCGAGTATTGCTTGGATATCGGCATTAAGCTTGTTGCGTTCGGCGAGCATTTGATCGAGTTCGTGTTTACCGATGACAGAACGGAGAGTGGTTTGCGCAAGCTTGCTGGTGGCCGAGAAGTAATCTTGGACGTTAATGAACGCCTTAGCAGCGTCAACGACACGAAAGTACAGGACCGCATCAACCTTGATGGAGACGTTGTCTCGGGAAATGGCCTCTTGGACTGGTACATCGTGCACTTGAGTGCGGAGGTCGACGCGCACTTTACGCTGGATGAGCGGTAAGACGATAACAAGGCCCGGGCCCTTGATCTGCGAGAAGTGCCCGAGTGTAAAAACGACGACGCGCTGATATTCATAGATGATGTTAAGAGACCAAAAGACCAGGATGGCAACGAGAAAGACCAGCGCAAGGATTGGTTCAAAGATCATGGGGTGCTCCTTAGGCAGTAGCTGCGGCCCACAGCGACCGGGTGTATGGCAAGCCGCGATGGGCTTGTTGGCCATTTGTGGCGGCATAACCCATATAGGATAGACCTCAAAGGGATTATGCGGTGATCGTGTGGCCTTTCAGGAGGCTTGTGAAGACTTGCGGGCAGATGGCGCCCCCTGATCCGTGCCGACCATCGCCGCGCCGCAGGGTCTCGACACAGGCGCCGGCCTCCAACCGCCAAGGACTCGGCTCATTTCTGCTATCAATTCAGGAGCCGGATGTATTGGAGCCGCCCAATCCGGATTCCAAAGTCGGAGACGATCTTGCCATGCAGGGGGTGTCCGTATATCAGGCAAAAGGCCGCTACAGGTGCGAAGCGTACGCTCACCACTCCCTTGGGTTTTGCCTCGCGCGTTTCACGGCATACGCCGACTCGGGCGCGGCGGGTCGAGGCGGCATTGCGGAGGCGGCATGGCCCGACGGCAGTGGATGGCCGGCGTTCAGACCCTGAGGCATCACGCCGCGCGTGTCCGCTCCCGCAGGTGATCGGCTGTGGGTGGGGCGGCATCGATGGGCCGCGCGAGATACTGCGACAGTTTAGTCAGGCCCAAGAGATCACCCAGCACCTGCGGCCAGGGTTGCGCCCACACATCCGGATAATCCCGCTCACCCTCATGGACCGGCGTGAAGGCGAGGCTTTCCGTGCCCGGCGTGAAGAGGCATTCGACGCCGGGTTTGGTATTGCCGCGGGCGTCACAACGGTACCAGCCGAATCGGGGAAGCCAGACTGCGGCCAAGCCGTGCGTTGCGTGACGATCGAAGTCGGCGCCATCCAACCGCAGGCGCTGGTAGCAAAAGCCCGAGGGAAGACCGCAAGCCCGCCACAGCGCGACCAACAGATGGCTTTTCCCAAAACACAGGGCGCTGCCGGTATCGAGAACCGCAGAGGCCGAGATCGGTATCCCCTCGCGCGCGAAATCCACGCTATGCTGAATCTCGTCGCGCACGAAGGTAAAGCAGCGCTCGGCGGTCGCCACGGGATCATCGCGGGTGAGTTGCTCGGCGACCCAGCGGACCCGCGGGTTATCCCCATCGACCACGGCATCCATTCGCAGAAAGGCGTTATGCGGCTCATGAGTGTCCATGGTGTATCCTATCGCCGGTAACGGGTTTACGAACAAACAGCGCCCTTGCGCCTCGAGTTCGCCAATGATGTCGGCCATTATAGCAATATTCCTTCGGGCCGGGCGATCGGCGTCGCCGGTACGCCATCGCGCGCACGGCATGTTAACTCGCGCCCCCATGGAGCCATTTCATTCGCGGCCTAAATTCCGGAAGGAAATCATCCATGGCGCGGGCACGGATTTGAAGGTTGATATCGAAGAGCGCGGGAGTAAGGGCTTATGTCCGTAAACTGCTGTAAATAGCGGACGATCACGACCGTCGGCACCCCGCTCGTTTAATCTGGCGATGGCCGAGCCGACAATGGGGCGCTTTGATTCTCAGGCTCCCATTTTGCCTGATTCGGCGATGCAAAGGCGTTGCGCGCCTTCAACCAGGCCGTGAGGCTTACGAAGGCTTGCGCGAATGGAATACTCGACGTGATATCCGCGGCCTACCTGAACATCCGGATGACCGGTATGGGATCGCCGTTCGAGAACGCGCGCAGGGCCAGGATATAGTCTTCACGAAAAACCGTGGGGATCATCAGACGGATTTTGCCCGATCGGCCGAGCATATTGCTGGCGGCAAGCCTCGTGATCCGGCCATTGCCATCCAGAAAAGGACGGATGCTGACCGTTGATACCGCACGAAACACGGCGCGGTCAAAAGGCTCCTCCAGAGCGTCCCCGATCTCCCACGCCGCGTGCAGCGTCCCTTCAACATGAACAGGATCGGCGAACCAAGTAGAGCCCGCACGATTTGCCTTGTCTTTGAACTGCCCAGGCCGAATAGACCCCTTATCTTTATGTTCACCAAACCGC is a genomic window containing:
- a CDS encoding slipin family protein, with amino-acid sequence MIFEPILALVFLVAILVFWSLNIIYEYQRVVVFTLGHFSQIKGPGLVIVLPLIQRKVRVDLRTQVHDVPVQEAISRDNVSIKVDAVLYFRVVDAAKAFINVQDYFSATSKLAQTTLRSVIGKHELDQMLAERNKLNADIQAILETQVASWGIEVINVEVRDILLTDNMIRAIAKQAEAERDRRAKVIHADAEFQAAQTLTNAANILASAAGGMQLRYLQTLSEIARENNSTVIFPMPIDLVKPFLEIIEHAASTPDSRHAAVITPPPATA
- a CDS encoding transglutaminase-like domain-containing protein, coding for MDTHEPHNAFLRMDAVVDGDNPRVRWVAEQLTRDDPVATAERCFTFVRDEIQHSVDFAREGIPISASAVLDTGSALCFGKSHLLVALWRACGLPSGFCYQRLRLDGADFDRHATHGLAAVWLPRFGWYRCDARGNTKPGVECLFTPGTESLAFTPVHEGERDYPDVWAQPWPQVLGDLLGLTKLSQYLARPIDAAPPTADHLRERTRAA
- a CDS encoding Fic family protein; this translates as MREDRSPDEFLENLKYWHARFGEHKDKGSIRPGQFKDKANRAGSTWFADPVHVEGTLHAAWEIGDALEEPFDRAVFRAVSTVSIRPFLDGNGRITRLAASNMLGRSGKIRLMIPTVFREDYILALRAFSNGDPIPVIRMFR